GTACGTCGACGTGGGCACGCGGCTCGACGCGCGCGTCTCGCGCGAGCTCGTGACCAGCATCTTCCTCCCCGACTCGCCGATCCACGACGGCGCCCTCATCATCCAGCACGGCCGCATCACCGCCGCCGGCTGCTTCCTGCCCCTCACCACCAACCCCAACGTTTCGAAGACCCTCGGCACGCGCCACCGCGCCGCCATCGGCCTCACGGAGGAGACGGACGCCGTCGTGCTGGTCGTCTCCGAGGAGGACGGCACGATCTCCCTCGTCCGCGAGGGCAAGATCACGCGCGACGTCGACGCGGCCACGCTGCGCACGACCTTGCAGCAGCTGCTCGTAGGATGAGCGGACCGCGATGAGGCTGCCCGATCTCCGACTGCGGCGCCGGCCGCGCCGCGACGGCGGCGACGAGCCGGGCGGGTGGCAGCTGCCGGAGTGGCTGCGGCCGCGGCTGCCGCGCCCGGGTCAGCTGCGGGCCTCGTTGCGCCACAACAGCGGACTCAAGCTGATCTCGCTGATCCTCGCCTGCTTCCTCTGGTACTCGATCAACGCGCTCGAGCGCGACGCCGAGCGCAGCATCGAGGTGCCGGTGTCGATCCGCCGCACGCCGCCCGACCTCATCGTGACGACGCCGCCCACGAAGCCGGTCATGGTGACGCTGCGCGGGCCGCGGACCATCCTCGACGGCGTCGACGAGGGCAAGTCGCGGCTCGTCGTCGACCTGTCCGGTGCCGCCCCGGGCGAGGCTCGGGTCGAGCTCAACGAAGGCATGCTCCAGCCCGAGATGCCGCGCCGTCTGAAGGTGCTGCGCATGCAGCCCGCGCGGCTCAAGGTCCGCGTCGAGCCGCTGGCGAAAAAGCGCCTGCCCGTGCGGCTCAACCTGGCAGGCTCGCCGGCCCTCGGCTATAGGATCACCGGCTCGAGCATCACGCCCGACCACGTCGAAGTGAGCGGCCCGAGGAGCAAGGTGGACGGCCTGACCGAGATCGCCACCGAGTCGGTCAGCCTGCATGGGCTGGCGAAGCCGCTCGACCGGGGCGTGCCGCTCGAATGGGTCGCGGACTACGTATCGGTGGTGCCGGACCGGGTCCGCGTGCAGGTACAGTTCGAAGAGGAGATGGTCGTCCGCGAGTTCCGCAACGTACGGGTACACGTGCTGAACGCGGACGACGCCAAGATCAGCCGGGCCATGGTGGACATCGCGGTTTCGGCGCCGCAGCGCCTGCTGCACAACTTCAAGCTGAGCGGCCAGGTGGCGACGGTGGACGCCGCCGGGCTCGAGCCGGGCGTGCACCAGCTGCCGGTGCAGGTGAACATGCCGCCGGGATTCGACGTGACGGCGGTCGAGCCGCAGACGCTCGAGGTGACGCTGCCGCCGGCGTCGGGGGGACGTTGATGGGAGAGCGACGGTTGTTCGGAACGGACGGCGTGCGGGGCATCGCCAACGTCGAGCCCATGACCTCCGAGACCGCCCTGCGGCTGGGGCGGGCGCTGGCCTACGTCAGCAAGCGCTCGTCCCACCGCCACAAGATCCTGATCGGCAAGGACACGCGCCTCTCGGGCTACATGCTGGAGACGGCGATGGCGTCGGGCATCTGCTCGATGGGCGTCGACGTGCTCCTCGTCGGCCCGCTGCCGACGCCCGGGATCGCGTTCCTCACCCGCTCGCTGCGCGCCGACGCCGGCGTGGTGATCTCCGCGTCCCACAACCCCTTCCAGGACAACGGCATCAAGTTCTTCTCCTCGCAGGGGTTCAAGCTGCCCGACGACGTCGAGGAGGAGATCGAGCGGCTCGTCGGGTCCGACTCGATCGACGCGCTCCGGCCCACGGCGACCGAGATCGGCAAGGCGTTCCGCATCGACGACGCGACCGGCCGCTACAACGTCTTCGTGAAGAACGTCTTCCCGCGCCAGCGGACGCTCGAGGGCCTCGCCGTCGCCGTCGACTGCGGCAACGGCGCGGCCTACCGCATCGCCCCCGAGGTGCTGGCCGAGCTCGGGGCGCGCGTGGTACCGCTCGGCGTCGAGCCCGACGGGGAGAACATCAACCGCGACGGCGGCGCGCTCCACCCGGGCGCGCTCCAGGCGGCGGTGCGCGCGCACGGCTGCCAGGCCGGCATCGCCCTCGACGGCGACGCCGACCGCTGCATCCTCGTCGACGAGCAGGGCGACGTGGTCGACGGCGACGCGGTGATGGCGCTCCTGGCGACCCACCTGAAGGCGCGCGGCGAGCTGCGCCACGACACGCTGGTCGCGACGGTCATGAGCAACCTCGGGCTCCACGTCGCGATGCGCGAGCGGCAGATCCGCGTCGTGACGACCGCCGTGGGCGACCGCTACGTCGTCGAGGAGATGCTGAAGAGCGGCTACAATCTCGGCGGCGAGCAGTCGGGCCACGTCGTCTGCCTCGACCACAACACCACCGGCGACGGCCTGGTCACGGCGCTGACGGTCCTGGCGCTCATGCTCGAGACCGGCAAGCCGCTCTCCGAGCTGCGCCGGATCATGGAGCGCTTCCCGCAGGTGCTGATCAACCTGAAGGTGCGCAGCAAGCCCGACGTGGCGACGCTGCCGGCGGTGGCGACGGCCATCGCACAGGCGGAGCGCGAGCTCGGCGACCGCGGCCGCGTGCTGGTGCGCTACTCGGGCACCGAGTCGCTGCTGCGCGTGATGATCGAGGGCGAGCGCGAGCCGGCGATCCAGCGCATGGCCGAAGGCATCGCCGAGGCGGCGCGGGCGGCCATCGGCGCGTGACGCTGGTCACGGCGGCCGAGATGCGCGCGCTCGATCGCTTCGCGATCGAGCACGGCACGCCGGGACGGGTCCTCATGGAGCGGGCCGGCGCCGGCGCGGCGCGCGCGCTGCGGGCCCGCTTCGGCCGCGTGCGCGGGCCGGTGGTGATCGTCTGCGGCAAGGGCAACAACGGCGGCGACGGCTTCGTCGTCGCGCGCCACCTGAAGGCGGCGAAGCGGCCCGTCGATGTGTGGTTGGCGGGCCGCCGCGAGGACCTGCGCGGGGACGCGGCCTGGGCCGCCGGACGCTGGCGCGGGCCGGTGCAGCACCTCGCCGGCGACGGCGACGTCGCCCGGCTCGCGGTGCGCCTGGCGCGGGCCGGCGTGGTGGTCGACGCGCTCCTCGGAACCGGGCTCGACAAGCCGGTGACGGGGACCTTCGCCCGCGTCATCGAGGCCATCAACGCGAGCGGCCGCCCGGTGCTCGCGATCGACCTGCCCTCGGGGATGCACGCCGACACCGGGGCGCCGCTCGGGGTCGCGGTGCAGGCGACGGCCACGGTCACGTTCGCGTTCGCGAAGATCGGGCAGGTGACGTACCCGGGGCTCGCACGCTGCGGCCCGCTCGACGTGGTCGACATCGGCATTCCCGACGCCGCCCTCGCCGCGGTCGCCCCGCGTGCCCGTCTGCTCGACGACGCCGGCGTCGGCGCCCTCCTCGCGCCGCGGCGCCCGGACAGCCACAAGGGGACCTACGGCCACGTGCTCGTCGTCGCCGGCTCGCGCGGCAAGGGCGGGGCGGCGGTGCTGTGCTCCCATGCCGCCGGGCGCACGGGCGCCGGACTGACGACCCTGGCGCTGCCGGCGGCGCTCCAGCCGCAGCTCGAAGCCCGGGTCCCCGAGATCATGACCGCGGACCTGCCCGACGGGCCGGACGGCACCGCATCGGCAGGCGACGGCGGCGCCATCGACCGGCTGCTCGCCGGCCGCGCCGCGGTGGTCTGCGGGCCGGGGCTCGGGCAGAACCCGGGGGTGAAGGCGCTCGTGGCGCGCGTCCTCCAGGGCACGACCGCGCCCCTGGTGCTCGACGCCGACGGCCTCAACGCCGTCGACGCGGCGCTGCTGCGCCGCCGGAGCGCGCCGACGATCGTCACCCCGCACCCCGGCGAGATGTCGCGTCTCGTCGGCCTGCCCACGGCCGAGGTGCAGGCCGACCGTCCGGGGGTAGCGCGGCGGTTCGCGGCCGACACGGGCGTGGTCGTCGTGCTGAAGGGCGCGCGCACGCTGATCGCCGCTCCCGACGGCACGCTCGCCGTCTGTCCGACCGGCAACCCCGGCATGGCGACGGGCGGCATGGGCGACGTCCTCGCGGGGGTCACGGGCGGGCTCCTCGCCCAGGGCCTCGCGCCGCTCGACGCGGCCTGTCTGGCGGTGTACCTGCACGGCGCGGCGGCGGACGCGGTCGCGGCGCGTCGGGGACAGGTCGGCCTCCTGGCCGGGGACCTGCTCGACGAGCTGCCTCCCACGCTGGCGCGCCTGCAGCAGGCCGCCCGTCATGACTGACCACATCGTCGAGCTCACCACGAACGGTCCCGAGGAGACCGAAGCCCTCGGCCGCGCCCTCGGCCGCGCCGCCCGCGGCGGCGAGCTGCTCGGCATGACGGGCGAGCTCGGCGCCGGCAAGACCTGCCTCGTGCGCGGCCTCGCGGCCGGCCTCGGCGCCGACCCGGAGCTGGTCCACAGCCCCACGTTCACGACCGTCACCGAGTACCGCGGCGGGCGCCACGTGCTCCAGCACGTCGACTGCTACCGGATGGAGGGCGCCCTCGCAGATGCCACGTTCCTCCGCGAGGTGCTCTGGGGCGACGGCATCGCCGCGGTCGAGTGGATCGAGCGCCTCGGCCCCGACGTCGCCGGCGACGCGCTGCTGCTGACCCTCGGCTACGGCGGCGGCGACGTGCGCACGATTCGCTGCGAAGCCCGGGGCGCGCGCCATGCCCGTTGGCTCGCAGACTCGCTCCGGGACCGGTAAGGATACGCGGGACCCATGGCCCTCATCGTACAGAAGTACGGCGGCACCTCCGTCGCCGACCTGGATCGCATCCGCCACGTCGCCGGCCGCGTCGCCCGTACCCATGCCGCCGGCCATCGGGTCGCGGTGGTG
The genomic region above belongs to bacterium and contains:
- a CDS encoding phosphoglucosamine mutase; translated protein: MGERRLFGTDGVRGIANVEPMTSETALRLGRALAYVSKRSSHRHKILIGKDTRLSGYMLETAMASGICSMGVDVLLVGPLPTPGIAFLTRSLRADAGVVISASHNPFQDNGIKFFSSQGFKLPDDVEEEIERLVGSDSIDALRPTATEIGKAFRIDDATGRYNVFVKNVFPRQRTLEGLAVAVDCGNGAAYRIAPEVLAELGARVVPLGVEPDGENINRDGGALHPGALQAAVRAHGCQAGIALDGDADRCILVDEQGDVVDGDAVMALLATHLKARGELRHDTLVATVMSNLGLHVAMRERQIRVVTTAVGDRYVVEEMLKSGYNLGGEQSGHVVCLDHNTTGDGLVTALTVLALMLETGKPLSELRRIMERFPQVLINLKVRSKPDVATLPAVATAIAQAERELGDRGRVLVRYSGTESLLRVMIEGEREPAIQRMAEGIAEAARAAIGA
- a CDS encoding NAD(P)H-hydrate dehydratase gives rise to the protein MTLVTAAEMRALDRFAIEHGTPGRVLMERAGAGAARALRARFGRVRGPVVIVCGKGNNGGDGFVVARHLKAAKRPVDVWLAGRREDLRGDAAWAAGRWRGPVQHLAGDGDVARLAVRLARAGVVVDALLGTGLDKPVTGTFARVIEAINASGRPVLAIDLPSGMHADTGAPLGVAVQATATVTFAFAKIGQVTYPGLARCGPLDVVDIGIPDAALAAVAPRARLLDDAGVGALLAPRRPDSHKGTYGHVLVVAGSRGKGGAAVLCSHAAGRTGAGLTTLALPAALQPQLEARVPEIMTADLPDGPDGTASAGDGGAIDRLLAGRAAVVCGPGLGQNPGVKALVARVLQGTTAPLVLDADGLNAVDAALLRRRSAPTIVTPHPGEMSRLVGLPTAEVQADRPGVARRFAADTGVVVVLKGARTLIAAPDGTLAVCPTGNPGMATGGMGDVLAGVTGGLLAQGLAPLDAACLAVYLHGAAADAVAARRGQVGLLAGDLLDELPPTLARLQQAARHD
- the tsaE gene encoding tRNA (adenosine(37)-N6)-threonylcarbamoyltransferase complex ATPase subunit type 1 TsaE, which produces MTDHIVELTTNGPEETEALGRALGRAARGGELLGMTGELGAGKTCLVRGLAAGLGADPELVHSPTFTTVTEYRGGRHVLQHVDCYRMEGALADATFLREVLWGDGIAAVEWIERLGPDVAGDALLLTLGYGGGDVRTIRCEARGARHARWLADSLRDR